Proteins encoded in a region of the Isosphaeraceae bacterium EP7 genome:
- a CDS encoding tyrosine-protein phosphatase, translating to MLRMRIAAVVALSLALAAGVGWLTAEEQRNRLVWDHWDEVVPGTLYRSGQLRTEQLAEAIRRHGLKTIVSFQTHGSDVASERELARKMGVDFLNLPMPGDGFGKEEQFREVLKAVDDPARRPVLVHCARGTCRTGASVALYRFERNGWTIDDVSAEMERQTYREGWLPGYVYNMVDDHPGRDLFEPRVRLDKNLPTSVPEATDVH from the coding sequence ATGTTGAGGATGCGCATCGCCGCCGTCGTCGCCCTGAGCCTGGCCCTCGCGGCGGGGGTCGGTTGGCTCACGGCCGAGGAGCAGCGGAACCGCCTGGTCTGGGACCACTGGGACGAGGTCGTCCCGGGGACGCTCTACCGCAGCGGTCAGCTCCGCACCGAGCAGCTCGCCGAGGCGATCCGCCGCCACGGCCTGAAGACCATCGTCAGCTTCCAGACTCATGGGAGCGACGTTGCCAGCGAGCGTGAGCTGGCCCGGAAGATGGGCGTCGACTTCCTCAACCTCCCCATGCCGGGCGACGGATTCGGCAAGGAAGAGCAGTTCCGCGAGGTCCTGAAGGCGGTCGACGACCCCGCGCGTCGGCCGGTCCTGGTGCATTGCGCCCGGGGAACCTGCCGGACCGGAGCGTCGGTGGCCCTCTACCGATTCGAGCGCAATGGCTGGACGATCGACGACGTCTCGGCCGAGATGGAGCGGCAGACGTACCGCGAGGGCTGGCTGCCCGGCTACGTTTACAACATGGTCGACGACCACCCCGGGCGCGACCTGTTCGAGCCCCGCGTCCGGCTCGACAAGAATCTGCCCACCAGCGTGCCGGAGGCGACCGATGTCCACTGA
- a CDS encoding phosphoribosyl-ATP diphosphatase has translation MAEPSPPILHALMAVIEERKSRPAGERSYVAKLLEGGVPKIGDKIVEEAAEVVEAAGEPGDEGRAHLVREVADLVFHAAVMLSHRDATWGDVERELGRRFGISGIDEKESRAANRPST, from the coding sequence ATGGCCGAGCCGTCGCCGCCTATCCTCCACGCCTTGATGGCCGTCATCGAGGAACGCAAGAGCCGCCCAGCCGGCGAGCGTTCTTACGTTGCCAAGCTGCTTGAGGGGGGCGTCCCCAAGATCGGTGACAAGATCGTCGAAGAGGCCGCCGAGGTGGTTGAGGCCGCCGGCGAGCCTGGCGACGAGGGCCGGGCGCACCTCGTCCGCGAGGTCGCCGACCTCGTCTTCCACGCCGCCGTCATGCTCTCCCATCGGGACGCCACCTGGGGCGACGTCGAGCGAGAGCTTGGCCGCCGCTTCGGGATCAGCGGCATCGACGAGAAGGAGTCGAGGGCCGCGAATCGGCCCTCGACCTGA